A region of Zeugodacus cucurbitae isolate PBARC_wt_2022May chromosome 5, idZeuCucr1.2, whole genome shotgun sequence DNA encodes the following proteins:
- the LOC105216270 gene encoding poly(U)-binding-splicing factor half pint isoform X1, which produces MGSNERESRSSESRSDDPLNDGMVPSKKSRSDSGKSSEPKIPYISQPIYDLKQTGDVKFGPGTRSALLGLLGGALPKLSSDQHDTVSKAKKYAMEQSIKMVLMKQTLAHQQQQLASQRTQVQRQQALALMCRVYVGSISFELKEDTIRAAFLPFGPIKSINMSWDPITQKHKGFAFVEYEIPEGAQLALEQMNGALMGGRNIKVGRPSNMPQAQQVIDEIQEEAKSFNRIYVASIHPDLSEEDIKSVFEAFGPILYCKLAQGTSLHTHKGYGFIEYANKQAMDEAIASMNLFDLGGQLLRVGRSITPPNALVCASTNSTMPTAAAVAAAAATAKIQALDAVASNAVLGLSAATPALGISPLAAAAKVGALPIAAAGALHPPGLAVPAATGGAAAFLSAGVFQAPAALPPNLLGAAPGIPNVTTAAAPVVVTQAALLATPTMGAPTMAAIGSLGAGGGINTVLGADAAAAQHAAAAAAAAVSANAAAAVAAANNVTAMHNLQSANSEQLKKAHEKAQQEELQKKLMDEGETQTLQQQENMSIKGQSARQLVMQRLMRPQESRVIILRNMVGPEDVDETLQEEIQEECTKFGTVSRVIIFNEKQTENEDDEEAEIIVKIFVEFSSAIEAVRGRDALHGRFFGGRRVIAELYDQSLFDHGDLSG; this is translated from the exons GCAAGTCCTCGGAACCGAAAATTCCATACATTTCGCAGCCAATTTATGATCTGAAACAGACAGGCGATGTGAAATTCGGACCTGGCACACGTTCGGCATTGCTTGGCTTATTGGGTGGTGCGCTACCAAAACTCAGCTCCGATCAACATGACACGGTCAGTAAGGCTAAGAAATATGCCATGGAGCAAAGTATTAAAATGGTATTAATGAAGCAAACGTTGGCGCATCAGCAACAA CAATTGGCATCACAACGTACACAAGTGCAGCGTCAACAGGCACTCGCTCTCATGTGCAG AGTCTACGTTGGCAGTATTTCATTTGAGTTAAAAGAGGATACTATACGCGCTGCTTTCCTACCTTTTGGTCCAATCAAATCGATCAATATGTCATGGGATCCCATCACGCAGAAGCATAAAGGTTTTGCCTTTGTTGAATATGAAATTCCTGAGGGTGCACAACTGGCGCTGGAACAAATGAATGGCGCCTTAATGGGTGGTCGTAACATTAAAGTGGGACGCCCTAGTAACATGCCGCAGGCACAGCAAGTAATTGACGAAATTCAAGAGGAAGCAAAAAGTTTCAATCGCATTTATGTCGCATCGATACATCCGGATTTATCTGAAGAGGATATCAAAAGTGTTTTCGAGGCATTTGGTCCgattttgtattgcaaattggCGCAGGGCACATcattacatacacacaaaggTTATGGTTTCATTGAGTACGCCAACAAGCAGGCAATGGATGAAGCTATCGCTAGCATGAACTTGTTCGATTTGGGTGGCCAATTACTGAG agTGGGTCGTTCTATTACACCGCCGAATGCTTTGGTATGCGCTTCTACAAATTCAACAATGCCCACagcagctgctgttgctgccgctgccgccACCGCTAAGATACAGGCACTTGATGCTGTTGCCAGCAATGCCGTGCTTGGCCTTTCTGCAGCTACTCCCGCGCTTGGTATTTCACCATTAGCTGCGGCCGCTAAGGTGGGCGCCTTGCCAATTGCTGCTGCCGGCGCATTACATCCACCCGGACTTGCCGTACCTGCTGCTACTGGCGGTGCCGCTGCATTCCTATCCGCTGGCGTCTTCCAAGCGCCGGCAGCGCTACCACCAAATCTATTGGGCGCCGCACCTGGTATACCAAATGTGACCACTGCGGCTGCACCAGTTGTGGTTACACAAGCCGCACTGCTGGCAACACCAACTATGGGCGCTCCCACAATGGCTGCAATTGGTAGTCTGGGTGCTGGTGGTGGTATTAATACAGTATTGGGCGCTGATGCCGCCGCCGCCCAACATGCAGCAGCTGCCGCAGCCGCGGCTGTGAGTGCAAATGCCGCGGCCGCTGTGGCCGCTGCGAACAATGTGACAGCTATGCATAATTTACAATCGGCAAATTCAGAGCAACTGAAGAAGGCGCACGAGAAGGCACAGCAGGAGGAATTGCAAAAGAAATTAATGGACGAGGGTGAAACGCAGACGCTACAGCAGCAGGAGAATATGTCGATCAAGGGCCAGAGCGCACGGCAATTGGTTATGCAGCGGCTAATGCGACCACAAGAGTCACGTGTGATCATACTGCGTAACATGGTCGGTCCAGAGGATGTTGACGAAACCCTACAAGAGGAGATACAAGAAGAATGCACAAAATTCGGCACTGTTAGTCGTGTGATAATTTTCAACGAAAAACAGACGGAGAACGAAGATGATGAGGAAGCCgaaataattgttaaaatatttgtagaattttCAAGCGCTATTGAGGCAGTGCGCGGACGGGATGCTTTACACGGTCGCTTCTTTGGTGGACGCCGCGTCATTGCTGAACTATATGATCAGTCACTTTTTGATCATGGTGATCTCTCGGGTTAG
- the LOC105216268 gene encoding aprataxin-like protein, producing the protein MTNLIGKGWAAGLLATINDPKNIIISSNDAVVIHDKYPKAQHHYLVLPKADIPDIFHLNQSHLPLLEELFLLAQNVIEVKRCQLDDFKIGFHAQPSMQRLHLHVISKDFVSDCLKTKKHWTSFNTKLFLYYQDAFALIKAGELIKPLNKELVQQLCNSPLECNQCKFVGKNVPDLKRHLLDHRTQKQ; encoded by the exons atgacaAATTTGATTGGCAAAGGATGGGCTGCTGGCCTTTTAGCCACCATTAATGatcctaaaaatattataatatcttCGAACGATGCCGTAGTGATACACGACAAATATCCAAAAGCTCAGCATCACTATCTCGTGCTGCCAAAAGCGGACATACCTGATATTTTCCAT TTAAATCAAAGCCACTTACCGCTGCTAGAGGAACTGTTTCTGCTTGCACAAAATGTAATTGAGGTGAAGCGTTGCCAATTAGATGATTTCAAAATTGGCTTTCATGCGCAACCTAGCATGCAGCGTTTGCACTTGCATGTAATCTCCAAAGATTTCGTATCAGACTGCCTCAAAACTAAGAAACATTGGACGAGTTTCAACACAAAGTTATTTCTATACTATCAAG ATGCGTTTGCGCTAATAAAAGCAGGAGAACTAATCAAACCACTTAACAAGGAGCTGGTGCAACAGTTGTGCAACTCTCCGCTGGAATGTAATCAATGCAAGTTTGTGGGGAAAAACGTACCCGACTTAAAGCGCCATCTACTGGATCACCGGactcaaaagcaataa
- the LOC105216267 gene encoding 60S ribosomal protein L22, giving the protein MAPTAKTNKGDKSAAKPAEKKAAPAAAAAAKGKVEKPKAEAKPAAAAAKNVKKAPEAAKEVKAAAKPAPAKKAAPAAAAPKKDAKAAPVKDAKKAAPAAAKPAAAAPAKKAEPAKAAVPAAAPAEKPKAPVVKAAKPQRKSVPAAAAAASGKVGKKNVLRGKGLKKKKVSLRFGIDCTNIAEDNIMDVADFEKYIKARLKVNGKVNNLGNNVTFERLKMKLYVNSDVHFSKAYLKYLTKRYLKKNSLRDWIRVVSNDKDSYELRYFRISSNDDEDEDAE; this is encoded by the exons ATGGCACCAACT GCTAAAACCAACAAAGGTGATAAATCCGCCGCCAAGCCAGCCGAAAAGAAGGCTGCACCCGCCGCGGCTGCCGCTGCTAAGGGCAAAGTTGAAAAGCCAAAGGCTGAAGCTAAGcccgctgccgctgctgccaaaaatgtgaaaaaggcGCCAGAAGCCGCCAAGGAAGTGAAGGCTGCTGCAAAACCAGCACCCGCCAAGAAGGCCGCACCAGCTGCAGCTGCTCCCAAGAAGGATGCCAAGGCTGCCCCTGTTAAGGACGCCAAGAAAGCCGCACCTGCTGCTGCTAAGCCAGCCGCAGCTGCTCCAGCCAAAAAAGCTGAGCCAGCTAAAGCCGCTGTGCCCGCTGCCGCACCAGCTGAGAAGCCAAAGGCTCCAGTTGTAAAGGCCGCCAAGCCACAACGTAAATCCGTGCCAGCTGCAGCTGCTGCCGCCTCCGGCAAAGTTGGCAAGAAGAACGTGTTGCGTGGCAAGggattgaagaagaagaaggtctCTCTTCGTTTCGGAATCGATTGCACCAACATTGCTGAAGATAACATCATGGATGTTGCCGATTTT GAAAAGTACATTAAGGCCCGCCTAAAGGTCAACGGCAAAGTGAACAACCTTGGCAACAATGTCACATTCGAGCGTTTGAAGATGAAATTGTACGTGAACTCGGACGTGCACTTCTCCAAGGCTTACCTGAAATACTTGACCAAGCGTTACTTGAAGAAGAACAGTTTGCGTGATTGGATCCGTGTCGTGTCCAACGATAAGGATTCGTATGAACTCCGTTACTTCAGAATCAGCTCCAACGATGATGAAGATGAGGATGCCGAGTAA
- the LOC105216270 gene encoding poly(U)-binding-splicing factor half pint isoform X3 gives MEQSIKMVLMKQTLAHQQQQLASQRTQVQRQQALALMCRVYVGSISFELKEDTIRAAFLPFGPIKSINMSWDPITQKHKGFAFVEYEIPEGAQLALEQMNGALMGGRNIKVGRPSNMPQAQQVIDEIQEEAKSFNRIYVASIHPDLSEEDIKSVFEAFGPILYCKLAQGTSLHTHKGYGFIEYANKQAMDEAIASMNLFDLGGQLLRVGRSITPPNALVCASTNSTMPTAAAVAAAAATAKIQALDAVASNAVLGLSAATPALGISPLAAAAKVGALPIAAAGALHPPGLAVPAATGGAAAFLSAGVFQAPAALPPNLLGAAPGIPNVTTAAAPVVVTQAALLATPTMGAPTMAAIGSLGAGGGINTVLGADAAAAQHAAAAAAAAVSANAAAAVAAANNVTAMHNLQSANSEQLKKAHEKAQQEELQKKLMDEGETQTLQQQENMSIKGQSARQLVMQRLMRPQESRVIILRNMVGPEDVDETLQEEIQEECTKFGTVSRVIIFNEKQTENEDDEEAEIIVKIFVEFSSAIEAVRGRDALHGRFFGGRRVIAELYDQSLFDHGDLSG, from the exons ATGGAGCAAAGTATTAAAATGGTATTAATGAAGCAAACGTTGGCGCATCAGCAACAA CAATTGGCATCACAACGTACACAAGTGCAGCGTCAACAGGCACTCGCTCTCATGTGCAG AGTCTACGTTGGCAGTATTTCATTTGAGTTAAAAGAGGATACTATACGCGCTGCTTTCCTACCTTTTGGTCCAATCAAATCGATCAATATGTCATGGGATCCCATCACGCAGAAGCATAAAGGTTTTGCCTTTGTTGAATATGAAATTCCTGAGGGTGCACAACTGGCGCTGGAACAAATGAATGGCGCCTTAATGGGTGGTCGTAACATTAAAGTGGGACGCCCTAGTAACATGCCGCAGGCACAGCAAGTAATTGACGAAATTCAAGAGGAAGCAAAAAGTTTCAATCGCATTTATGTCGCATCGATACATCCGGATTTATCTGAAGAGGATATCAAAAGTGTTTTCGAGGCATTTGGTCCgattttgtattgcaaattggCGCAGGGCACATcattacatacacacaaaggTTATGGTTTCATTGAGTACGCCAACAAGCAGGCAATGGATGAAGCTATCGCTAGCATGAACTTGTTCGATTTGGGTGGCCAATTACTGAG agTGGGTCGTTCTATTACACCGCCGAATGCTTTGGTATGCGCTTCTACAAATTCAACAATGCCCACagcagctgctgttgctgccgctgccgccACCGCTAAGATACAGGCACTTGATGCTGTTGCCAGCAATGCCGTGCTTGGCCTTTCTGCAGCTACTCCCGCGCTTGGTATTTCACCATTAGCTGCGGCCGCTAAGGTGGGCGCCTTGCCAATTGCTGCTGCCGGCGCATTACATCCACCCGGACTTGCCGTACCTGCTGCTACTGGCGGTGCCGCTGCATTCCTATCCGCTGGCGTCTTCCAAGCGCCGGCAGCGCTACCACCAAATCTATTGGGCGCCGCACCTGGTATACCAAATGTGACCACTGCGGCTGCACCAGTTGTGGTTACACAAGCCGCACTGCTGGCAACACCAACTATGGGCGCTCCCACAATGGCTGCAATTGGTAGTCTGGGTGCTGGTGGTGGTATTAATACAGTATTGGGCGCTGATGCCGCCGCCGCCCAACATGCAGCAGCTGCCGCAGCCGCGGCTGTGAGTGCAAATGCCGCGGCCGCTGTGGCCGCTGCGAACAATGTGACAGCTATGCATAATTTACAATCGGCAAATTCAGAGCAACTGAAGAAGGCGCACGAGAAGGCACAGCAGGAGGAATTGCAAAAGAAATTAATGGACGAGGGTGAAACGCAGACGCTACAGCAGCAGGAGAATATGTCGATCAAGGGCCAGAGCGCACGGCAATTGGTTATGCAGCGGCTAATGCGACCACAAGAGTCACGTGTGATCATACTGCGTAACATGGTCGGTCCAGAGGATGTTGACGAAACCCTACAAGAGGAGATACAAGAAGAATGCACAAAATTCGGCACTGTTAGTCGTGTGATAATTTTCAACGAAAAACAGACGGAGAACGAAGATGATGAGGAAGCCgaaataattgttaaaatatttgtagaattttCAAGCGCTATTGAGGCAGTGCGCGGACGGGATGCTTTACACGGTCGCTTCTTTGGTGGACGCCGCGTCATTGCTGAACTATATGATCAGTCACTTTTTGATCATGGTGATCTCTCGGGTTAG
- the LOC105216270 gene encoding poly(U)-binding-splicing factor half pint isoform X2, with protein MFSGSGKSSEPKIPYISQPIYDLKQTGDVKFGPGTRSALLGLLGGALPKLSSDQHDTVSKAKKYAMEQSIKMVLMKQTLAHQQQQLASQRTQVQRQQALALMCRVYVGSISFELKEDTIRAAFLPFGPIKSINMSWDPITQKHKGFAFVEYEIPEGAQLALEQMNGALMGGRNIKVGRPSNMPQAQQVIDEIQEEAKSFNRIYVASIHPDLSEEDIKSVFEAFGPILYCKLAQGTSLHTHKGYGFIEYANKQAMDEAIASMNLFDLGGQLLRVGRSITPPNALVCASTNSTMPTAAAVAAAAATAKIQALDAVASNAVLGLSAATPALGISPLAAAAKVGALPIAAAGALHPPGLAVPAATGGAAAFLSAGVFQAPAALPPNLLGAAPGIPNVTTAAAPVVVTQAALLATPTMGAPTMAAIGSLGAGGGINTVLGADAAAAQHAAAAAAAAVSANAAAAVAAANNVTAMHNLQSANSEQLKKAHEKAQQEELQKKLMDEGETQTLQQQENMSIKGQSARQLVMQRLMRPQESRVIILRNMVGPEDVDETLQEEIQEECTKFGTVSRVIIFNEKQTENEDDEEAEIIVKIFVEFSSAIEAVRGRDALHGRFFGGRRVIAELYDQSLFDHGDLSG; from the exons GCAAGTCCTCGGAACCGAAAATTCCATACATTTCGCAGCCAATTTATGATCTGAAACAGACAGGCGATGTGAAATTCGGACCTGGCACACGTTCGGCATTGCTTGGCTTATTGGGTGGTGCGCTACCAAAACTCAGCTCCGATCAACATGACACGGTCAGTAAGGCTAAGAAATATGCCATGGAGCAAAGTATTAAAATGGTATTAATGAAGCAAACGTTGGCGCATCAGCAACAA CAATTGGCATCACAACGTACACAAGTGCAGCGTCAACAGGCACTCGCTCTCATGTGCAG AGTCTACGTTGGCAGTATTTCATTTGAGTTAAAAGAGGATACTATACGCGCTGCTTTCCTACCTTTTGGTCCAATCAAATCGATCAATATGTCATGGGATCCCATCACGCAGAAGCATAAAGGTTTTGCCTTTGTTGAATATGAAATTCCTGAGGGTGCACAACTGGCGCTGGAACAAATGAATGGCGCCTTAATGGGTGGTCGTAACATTAAAGTGGGACGCCCTAGTAACATGCCGCAGGCACAGCAAGTAATTGACGAAATTCAAGAGGAAGCAAAAAGTTTCAATCGCATTTATGTCGCATCGATACATCCGGATTTATCTGAAGAGGATATCAAAAGTGTTTTCGAGGCATTTGGTCCgattttgtattgcaaattggCGCAGGGCACATcattacatacacacaaaggTTATGGTTTCATTGAGTACGCCAACAAGCAGGCAATGGATGAAGCTATCGCTAGCATGAACTTGTTCGATTTGGGTGGCCAATTACTGAG agTGGGTCGTTCTATTACACCGCCGAATGCTTTGGTATGCGCTTCTACAAATTCAACAATGCCCACagcagctgctgttgctgccgctgccgccACCGCTAAGATACAGGCACTTGATGCTGTTGCCAGCAATGCCGTGCTTGGCCTTTCTGCAGCTACTCCCGCGCTTGGTATTTCACCATTAGCTGCGGCCGCTAAGGTGGGCGCCTTGCCAATTGCTGCTGCCGGCGCATTACATCCACCCGGACTTGCCGTACCTGCTGCTACTGGCGGTGCCGCTGCATTCCTATCCGCTGGCGTCTTCCAAGCGCCGGCAGCGCTACCACCAAATCTATTGGGCGCCGCACCTGGTATACCAAATGTGACCACTGCGGCTGCACCAGTTGTGGTTACACAAGCCGCACTGCTGGCAACACCAACTATGGGCGCTCCCACAATGGCTGCAATTGGTAGTCTGGGTGCTGGTGGTGGTATTAATACAGTATTGGGCGCTGATGCCGCCGCCGCCCAACATGCAGCAGCTGCCGCAGCCGCGGCTGTGAGTGCAAATGCCGCGGCCGCTGTGGCCGCTGCGAACAATGTGACAGCTATGCATAATTTACAATCGGCAAATTCAGAGCAACTGAAGAAGGCGCACGAGAAGGCACAGCAGGAGGAATTGCAAAAGAAATTAATGGACGAGGGTGAAACGCAGACGCTACAGCAGCAGGAGAATATGTCGATCAAGGGCCAGAGCGCACGGCAATTGGTTATGCAGCGGCTAATGCGACCACAAGAGTCACGTGTGATCATACTGCGTAACATGGTCGGTCCAGAGGATGTTGACGAAACCCTACAAGAGGAGATACAAGAAGAATGCACAAAATTCGGCACTGTTAGTCGTGTGATAATTTTCAACGAAAAACAGACGGAGAACGAAGATGATGAGGAAGCCgaaataattgttaaaatatttgtagaattttCAAGCGCTATTGAGGCAGTGCGCGGACGGGATGCTTTACACGGTCGCTTCTTTGGTGGACGCCGCGTCATTGCTGAACTATATGATCAGTCACTTTTTGATCATGGTGATCTCTCGGGTTAG